One genomic window of Melitaea cinxia chromosome 10, ilMelCinx1.1, whole genome shotgun sequence includes the following:
- the LOC123656923 gene encoding synaptogyrin: METAGAYGGGKAGGAFDPQAFIQRPPVIVRAVCWLFSVIVMGCISAKGWYVSKTDGNEYCVYNNDTNACNYGVGISVIAFVASIAFIAGEYLFEQMSSVKTRKHYVLADMGFSAFWAFLYFVGFCYLSNAWGKTETPPLGTANNMQGAIAFCFFSIFAWVACAFFAFQRFRMGADAAFAPAYEVEGAGSPGAFPAYPGAPDPQPAYSDPPFSQPHTGNVDYTAPTY, from the exons ATGGAAACAGCTGGTGCTTATGGCGGTGGAAAGGCCGGAGGAGCCTTTGACCCACAGGCTTTTATACAACGGCCTCCTGTAATAGTCAGGGCTGTTTGCTGG CTGTTCAGCGTGATCGTAATGGGCTGCATATCAGCAAAGGGTTGGTACGTCAGCAAGACCGATGGCAATGAATACTGCGTTTACAACAATGATACCAATGCCTGCAACTATGGTGTCGGAATATCTGTGATCGCTTTCGTAGCATCCATTGCTTTCATTGCCGGGGAATATCTCTTCGAGCAGATGTCTTCTGTTAAGACAAGGAAGCATTACGTGTTAGCTGATATGGGTTTCTCTG CATTCTGGGCGTTCCTGTACTTCGTCGGTTTCTGCTACCTGTCGAACGCTTGGGGTAAGACCGAGACCCCACCGTTGGGCACCGCTAACAACATGCAGGGCGCCATCGCCTTCTGTTTCTTCTCTATATTTGCTTGG GTGGCGTGCGCGTTCTTTGCGTTCCAGCGGTTCCGCATGGGCGCGGACGCGGCGTTCGCTCCCGCCTACGAGGTGGAGGGCGCGGGCAGCCCGGGCGCCTTCCCCGCCTACCCCGGCGCGCCCGACCCGCAGCCCGCCTACAGCGACCCGCCCTTCTCGCAGCCGCACACCG gcaACGTGGACTACACTGCCCCAACTTACTAA
- the LOC123656827 gene encoding histone acetyltransferase KAT8-like: MAKGDKELEKPIVNNELPNPECRSTDNEDSESIQDQPLDIGEHYLVRRSDESWHPAEIIQSRYNHSESYHEYYVHYVGYDRRLDEWVSRHRVMSDRFDVCENSNNNINSDHLLTDKSGRKITRNQKRKHDEINHVQKSYAEMDPTTAALEKEHEAITKVKYIDRIQIGKYEIDTWYFSPYPDEYGKQSKLWICEYCLKYMRMEKTYRYHLSECTARQPQGSEIYRKGTIAIFEADGKEHKTYCQNLCLLAKLFLDHKTLYFDIEQFLFYILCEVDKHGAHLVGYFSKEKDSPEGNNVACILTLPPYQRQGYGKLLIAFSYELSRLEQVVGSPEKPLSDLGKLSYRSYWSYVILEVLSASRGTLSIKDLSQMTGISQTDIISTLQSMNMVKYWKGQHVICVTPKIVAEQLASSHFKKPRLTVDPSALRWTPPNKQGHSAKAKK; encoded by the coding sequence ATGGCTAAAGGTGATAAAGAGTTGGAAAAACCAATTGTGAACAATGAGTTACCTAATCCCGAATGCCGTAGTACCGACAACGAGGATTCGGAATCTATACAGGATCAACCTTTGGATATCGGAGAGCATTATTTAGTACGGCGTTCCGATGAGTCATGGCACCCGGCTGAGATTATACAGTCGCGATACAACCATTCGGAATCTTATCATGAATATTATGTTCACTATGTGGGCTACGATCGACGGCTCGACGAGTGGGTTTCCCGCCATCGGGTTATGTCCGATAGATTTGACGTGTGTGAAAATTCTAATAACAACATAAACTCGGATCATTTACTCACCGACAAGTCGGGTCGAAAAATAACGCGCAATCAGAAACGTAAACATGATGAAATCAACCATGTGCAGAAATCCTACGCGGAAATGGATCCAACAACAGCGGCACTGGAAAAGGAACACGAAGCGATTACAAAAGTCAAATACATCGATAGAATTCAAATTGGAAAATATGAAATTGACACTTGGTACTTTAGTCCTTACCCAGACGAGTATGGTAAACAGTCGAAACTATGGATTTGCGAGTATTGCCTTAAATACATGCGAATGGAAAAAACGTATAGGTATCATTTAAGTGAATGTACCGCAAGGCAACCACAAGGTAGCGAAATATATAGAAAAGGCACAATCGCAATATTTGAAGCCGACGGCAAGGAGCATAAGACCTACTGCCAAAATCTGTGTTTATTGGCAAAGTTGTTTCTTGACCACAAGACGCTTTATTTTGATATAGAACAGTTTCTGTTTTACATTCTGTGTGAAGTTGATAAACATGGAGCTCATCTTGTTGGCTATTTTTCTAAAGAAAAAGACTCGCCCGAAGGTAACAATGTGGCTTGTATTCTAACACTACCTCCTTACCAGAGGCAAGGCTATGGTAAGTTGCTCATTGCATTTAGCTACGAACTATCGAGGTTGGAACAAGTGGTTGGTAGTCCAGAAAAACCTTTATCAGATTTAGGTAAGCTTAGCTACAGATCTTACTGGTCTTATGTGATCCTAGAGGTGCTGAGTGCGAGTAGAGGTACATTGAGCATTAAAGATCTAAGCCAAATGACTGGTATATCACAGACCGACATCATATCTACCTTACAGTCCATGAATATGGTTAAATATTGGAAAGGACAACATGTAATCTGTGTCACACCGAAGATTGTCGCTGAACAACTGGCTAGTTCACATTTTAAAAAGCCCCGCTTGACAGTCGACCCTTCAGCTTTGAGATGGACTCCTCCCAATAAGCAAGGACATTCCGCAAAAGCTAAGAAATAG